GCCTCTATCGCAAGGCGCGTCCGGGCGGAAATTACGAGCGTTCGCTCGCTGTGCTCGCCCATGCACGCGAGTTTGCCGCCGCCGGACGCGGCGCTCCGTTGCTGACCAAGGCCGGGCTCATGCTGGGCTTGGGCGAGGAGCGCGCGGAGCTTGTCTCGGTGTTGCGCGATTTGCGCGCCGTGGGATGCGATATCCTCACGCTCGGGCAATATTTGCGCCCCTCGCGCGACCATCTGCCGGTCGAACGCTACGTCCCGCCGGATGAGTTCGCCGAACTCAAGGCCGAGGCACTGGGTATGGGTTTCGCGCACGTCGAGGCTGGGCCGCTGGTCCGCAGCTCCTACCATGCGTGGGAGCACGCCAAACACGCCGCGGCAGTCTAGTGACTGCGAATCCCCTTCGTCGGTTCTCCGACATCCGTTGCCGCGACGCATCCGCGTTGCGCGCGCGCAACGCAGCGATTCGGACCTCCAGAGCAGACGCGCGGGTGCTTCTAGCTATAAGACGTGCTTCTGGGCTCTGTCATCTAGGGTCGCCGCACGGCAGTCGCAGATATCAGGTGGTCCAACACTTAGTCTGATGCGGTTTAGAAGTTTCTCATCACTTTATTCGCTCTAATTAACCATTCAAAGACAGAACATCCAGAATGGTTAGCTGTGACGGAACGCCTTTTGCGTAGGCGTCTCCGGCGTGGCTGAGGCCATGGCTGAAGGGCGGATGAACCTCAAACTCGAAGAGCTCAGGAAGCGTCTGCTCGACTCGATGCCAGGTGCAGATGCGCCGGCTGAGACGGTCTACAAGCGCAGCACCGAAGGGGCAATTTCATCCGAGCCAGTCTCTGCCACGGCTGCGCTCGGATCGGCTACGGCGCAGCCGGCGACACGCGAGGCGCAGGGGGCTACCCAACCGGTTTCGGTCGCCGGCGGCGTGCTTCAGTATGTGACCGGCGAGGACAAGGAGAAAGCCGGCGCGAAGTCGCGCTACCACGTGGCGCATGCAGTCGCGAAGGTCTTTGAGTCCACGCGAATCCATCAGGAGCGCCTGGCCGAGTTGTCCAAATCGTTCGATTCGATCGAGCAGATGGCGCAGGCGGCGGCGCGTGCTTTCGAACCGATCCGTGCGTTCCATGCGCAGATGGAGAAGCTGTCGGGCACGTTTGAACCGATGCGCTCGTTCCAGGAGCAGTTGGGCGCGATGGCGGCGACGTTCGAGCCGATGAAGGCGCTGCACGAACAGATGGTGCAGATGGCCGAGGCGTTCCAGTTCAACCTTGCGCAGTTTGCGACCTCGCTGGAGCCGGCCAGAAAGTTCCAGGCCCAGCTTGAAAAGCTGGCCAAGGTGTTCGAGTCGGTCGGCGAGCTGCAGGAGCAGTTCGTCGAGCTGTCGGAGGCGTTTCGAAGCGCGGCGCGTGGCGGTGGTGAGGGAGTTGCGGCGCACAACTAGGGATTGAAATCCGGCGCCATGCGGTGGCGCCGGGTCGGTTGGAAAAAGGGGGGTTCGTCCAACGGCCGGCCGGACGCGAGTCCGGCCGGCCAGCGGGCGGAGCCGTGGTGGGGGAGGCGAGGGCCGCGTCGGCCGCTTTGGGAGCGGCCGACGCGGCCCTCGCGCATTGTGCGCGCAAGCACTGCGGCTGCGCCCGGCGCAGCACGCCGAGGAAGTCGGCGTTCCGCGTACAGCCGCATGACGCCGCGCCATCAAAAGCGCGACGGGCGGGCCATCGCTCGATGGCCCGCCCGCGCTATGCCCAAGGGCTTTTGGAACGGCTGGTGGCGCGCAGGCGCGTCCCCAGCCGATGGCTTTTACCGACTGATCCTCTTCAGTTCCGCAGCGCGCGTCTGCATGTAAGCGTCCTGCACCGCGCCGTAGAGATCCACCGCGTAGCGGTCTGCTTCCTCGAATTGATTCGGATGCAGCGAACGGTAGTTGACCGCGGTGACCGCCTCCGAACCCGCATTAGCGGCCATCGAGATCCACCACGGCACCAGCCAGTACATCGGGTTCATCGTGGCGTCAACCGCCAGCCCTACCGTATCGCGAATCGTCGAAGGGCCGAAGAACGGCAGCATGATGTAAGGACCCGAATAGATCCCGTAATGGCCCATCGTGAGGCCAAAATCGTCGGGCTGCTCCTTGAGCCCAAACCAGTCGTCGGCGACGTCGAACAATCCCACGACTCCCAGCGTGGTGTTGATCCCAAAGCGGGCAAGCTCGGTGCCCGCCGGCACGAAGCGCAGCTGGAAAAGGTTGTTGGCGAAGCGCGGAAGGAAGCTGACGTTGTCGAAAAAGCGGCCAACGCTTTTGCGGGCCGGCTCCGGCATCACGTACGAATAGCCCTTGGCTACCGGCGTGACGACCCATTCGTCAAGATTGAGATTGAAGGTGAACATCGCCTCGTTGAACGGCGACAGCGGGTCCGGATACGGTCCTCCGCCTTCACCCGGCAACACCTTAGGCTGAGCCACTGGTGCCTGGTCGGCGGCCAGCGCCGGTCGCACAAACGCCGCCGCCAGCGCCGCGACTGCCAGCGACGCCACCATCGCCGAAGTCCATCGGCAACTCCGTCGCACGTGGCCTGCGACACCGATTATTGGTTCATTCACGGCCAGCTTCACCTCCCCCGCCGTCGCGCGGCGCGCTTCGTCTCCCCCCAAGCTCTGGCCTACGAGCCCAGCGAGGCTTGCAGTTGCTGCTGCTTGGCACGCATGTCGGCGACCAGTTTAGCGTATCCCTGGTCGTTAATCACACGGTTAAACTGGTTGCGATAATTCGAGATGATACTGATGTTGTCCACGGTGACGTCGTAGATCTTCCAGTCGTTGTTCACCTGCCGCAGGAGATAGTCGACCTTAATGGGCTCCTTCCCCTGCTGCACGACCAGGCTGCGCACCCGTGCGAAGCCCTGACCCTCCGAGTTTTGGCCCAAGACCTGCACTTCCTGGCCCGCATAATTCTGAATCTTGCTCAAATAGGCGTTCTCGATAAACGCGGTAAAGAGCTGAACAAATTCGGCCCGCTGGCTGGGATTGAGTTCGCGCCAATGGTAGCCGAGCGCGATCCGCGCCATGTCGTGGAAGTCGAAATGGCCTTCGAGCAGTCCGCGCAACTGACGCCGACGGTTTGGCAGCGGGGTCTGCTTGTCGCGCAGGACGGGCAGTGCCCGATCGATAACCTGTTTGACTACGGCCTGCGCGCTGACTGCGGTGGCGGTCATGGCGGGCGCCGCAACCACAGCTATCGCCAACGCCGTGAGCGTCGTAGCAAGAGCAAAGGGGGCCACGCGCGAGCGGAACGTCTTGCCGTTTGCAACGCGGTTTGACGGATGAAAATTCTTCCCGAACATACGAACTTCTTACCTCTTACTGGATGCCTTCCGGGGCGGAGGTTTTGCCATGGTCCTTGGAGGCTCCGCTTTCTGAGGATGACCCCGAGCCGCTGCCGGAGCTGTTGATAAGCTGGCCGATCGCGTCTTCGAGCACGAAGGCCGACTGGGTGCGCCGAATTACTCCGCCATCGCCAAGTTCCTTGTCGCCGGCGCCCAGCGAGATCGACACGTACTTATCCCCAATTATGCCGCTGGTCTTGATCGACGCAATCGCGTCACTGTCCACCTTGACCCCTTCGTTAATCCGCAGCGCGACCTGAGCGCGATAGTCCTTGAGCGCGATAGCAATTACTTTGCCAACCTTAACCCCCGCGATCTCGACTTGGTCCCCGGTCTTGAGCCCCGAGATGTTGTCGAAATTGGCGTAGAGAACGTAACCATTGTTGGAGAACAGTTCGACCCGGCCCAGGCTGAGCGACAGGTACGCCAGCGCCGCGATTCCCACCAACGCGAAGATTCCCACGATCAGCTTGGTTTGCCAGCTGGCGTACATCGTCCGCCCTCAAAGTGCCTCCACTTCGCGCTCGTCGCCGGCTGCGCGGCCGGCCAGAAAGCGGTTAAAGACCTCGTCATTGGCCGCGGTTACTTCGGCTGGCGAGCCGACCAGCCGTATCCTGCCCTCGTGCATGAAAGCCACCTGGTCGGAGATCTCGAAGACCGCCGGCACGTCATGGCTGACCATCACGACGGTCAGGCCGAAGCGTTGTTGGGTATGGCGCACGAGGGCGTGGATCGAGCCGGTGCGGGTGGGATCGAGGCCTGTCGTCGGCTCGTCGAGCATCAGGATCTTGGGATTGCGGATGAGCGCGCGCGCCAGCGCCACGCGCTTCTGCATCCCGCCGCTGAGCTCGGAGGGGAACTTGCGCTCCATCCCTTCCAGCCCGACATTGGCCAGCATCTCGAGCACCCGCCTGGCGATCTCCTCGCGCTTCAGGTGAGTCTTTTCGACCAGTGGAAACGCGACATTGTCGAACACGCTCATCGAATCGAACAGCGCGCCGCCTTGGAACAGCATCCCGAACTCGGCGCGCACGGCGTCCAACGCGCGCGCACCCAGACGCGTCACGTCGACACCCTCGATCAGGATCCGACCCGCGTCTGGCCGCAGCAGCAGGTTGAGATGCTTGAGCAGGACGGTCTTACCGCAGCCGCTGGGGCCGACGATCGTGCAGATGCGCCCGCGGGGAACGTCGAGATCGACCCCTTTGAGCACCTGCTGGTGGCCGAAACGCCGGTAAAGTCCGCGCACCTCGATCGCATTGGCGCCTGCTCCGTTATGTCCGACCGCACTCATCACCGGAACGCGAATTTTATAAGAGGATCGAGGTCAGGAAATAGTCCCAGGCCAGGATGAGCACGCTGGAGAGCACCACCGCTTCGGTGGTTGCGCGGCTCACCCCGGTCGCCATTCGCTGTGCGTGATAGCCCTTGTAGCAGCACACCCACATCACGACCAGCCCGAAAAGCAACGCCTTGTACAGGCCGCTCGAGATGTCGTGGGCGGTGAGGTTCTGCGCGATGCCGTGGACGTAGCTGCCGCCGGGTGCGCCCATCAGGCCGACGCCGATCACGTAGCCGCCCCAGATTCCGATCACGTCGAAGATGCTGGTCAGCAGCGGAAAGCTGATAACGCCCGCGATCACGCGCGGCGAAACCAGGTACTGGATGGGGTTGATCGCCATCACGGTCAGCGCGTCGATCTGCTCGGTCGCCTGCATTGAGCCGATCTCGGCTGCCATCGCCGAGCCCGCCCGCGCGGTGACCATCAGCGCCGC
The sequence above is drawn from the Candidatus Binataceae bacterium genome and encodes:
- a CDS encoding VacJ family lipoprotein codes for the protein MNEPIIGVAGHVRRSCRWTSAMVASLAVAALAAAFVRPALAADQAPVAQPKVLPGEGGGPYPDPLSPFNEAMFTFNLNLDEWVVTPVAKGYSYVMPEPARKSVGRFFDNVSFLPRFANNLFQLRFVPAGTELARFGINTTLGVVGLFDVADDWFGLKEQPDDFGLTMGHYGIYSGPYIMLPFFGPSTIRDTVGLAVDATMNPMYWLVPWWISMAANAGSEAVTAVNYRSLHPNQFEEADRYAVDLYGAVQDAYMQTRAAELKRISR
- a CDS encoding MlaE family lipid ABC transporter permease subunit, which encodes MSRIEEAIERLGALVIDNVTALGGFVLFLLSALLYIALPPYKPRLAIRQVRIIGAESFFLVALIAAFTGMVLGLQGYNTLRRFGSEGALGTVVALVLVRELGPVLAALMVTARAGSAMAAEIGSMQATEQIDALTVMAINPIQYLVSPRVIAGVISFPLLTSIFDVIGIWGGYVIGVGLMGAPGGSYVHGIAQNLTAHDISSGLYKALLFGLVVMWVCCYKGYHAQRMATGVSRATTEAVVLSSVLILAWDYFLTSILL
- a CDS encoding ABC transporter substrate-binding protein gives rise to the protein MFGKNFHPSNRVANGKTFRSRVAPFALATTLTALAIAVVAAPAMTATAVSAQAVVKQVIDRALPVLRDKQTPLPNRRRQLRGLLEGHFDFHDMARIALGYHWRELNPSQRAEFVQLFTAFIENAYLSKIQNYAGQEVQVLGQNSEGQGFARVRSLVVQQGKEPIKVDYLLRQVNNDWKIYDVTVDNISIISNYRNQFNRVINDQGYAKLVADMRAKQQQLQASLGS
- the mlaD gene encoding outer membrane lipid asymmetry maintenance protein MlaD, with translation MYASWQTKLIVGIFALVGIAALAYLSLSLGRVELFSNNGYVLYANFDNISGLKTGDQVEIAGVKVGKVIAIALKDYRAQVALRINEGVKVDSDAIASIKTSGIIGDKYVSISLGAGDKELGDGGVIRRTQSAFVLEDAIGQLINSSGSGSGSSSESGASKDHGKTSAPEGIQ
- a CDS encoding ATP-binding cassette domain-containing protein; amino-acid sequence: MSAVGHNGAGANAIEVRGLYRRFGHQQVLKGVDLDVPRGRICTIVGPSGCGKTVLLKHLNLLLRPDAGRILIEGVDVTRLGARALDAVRAEFGMLFQGGALFDSMSVFDNVAFPLVEKTHLKREEIARRVLEMLANVGLEGMERKFPSELSGGMQKRVALARALIRNPKILMLDEPTTGLDPTRTGSIHALVRHTQQRFGLTVVMVSHDVPAVFEISDQVAFMHEGRIRLVGSPAEVTAANDEVFNRFLAGRAAGDEREVEAL